One part of the Microbacterium aurugineum genome encodes these proteins:
- a CDS encoding cystathionine beta-synthase: protein MKYADSIVDLVGDTPLVKLRHVTEGVACTVLVKLEYLNPGGSSKDRIAARIIDAAEAAGDLKPGGTIVEPTSGNTGVGLALVAQQRGYKCVFVLPDKVGEDKIDVLRAYGAEVVVTPTSVAPDSPESYYSVSDRLAREIPGAFKPNQYENPNGPRSHYETTGPEIWRDTDGGVTHFVAGVGTGGTITGTGRYLREISEGRVRIVGVDPEGSVYSGGTGRPYLVEGVGEDIWPGAYDPTVPHEIVAVGDADAFAMTRRLAREEGILVGGSSGMAVVGALRVARDLPADAVMVVLLPDGGRGYLGKIFNDGWMRSYGFSDVEDGETVADVLAARPHRRGAGIPDLVHAHPTDTVLEAIGMMTEYDVSQLVVLSAEPPVMMGEVLGAVDEKGLLDLLFRGEANATDAVGEHVGERLPLVGIHASVAQARAALAEADALLVTEDGKPHTVLTRQDLLAYLSR from the coding sequence CACGTCACCGAGGGCGTCGCGTGCACGGTCCTCGTGAAGCTCGAGTACCTGAACCCGGGTGGCTCGTCGAAGGATCGGATCGCCGCGCGGATCATCGACGCCGCCGAAGCCGCCGGCGACCTGAAGCCGGGCGGGACGATCGTCGAACCGACCAGCGGCAACACCGGTGTGGGTCTGGCGCTCGTGGCCCAGCAGCGCGGCTACAAGTGCGTGTTCGTGCTGCCCGACAAGGTGGGCGAGGACAAGATCGACGTGCTGCGCGCGTACGGGGCGGAGGTCGTGGTGACGCCGACCTCGGTCGCGCCCGACAGCCCGGAGTCGTATTACAGCGTGAGCGATCGGCTGGCGCGGGAGATCCCCGGCGCGTTCAAACCGAACCAGTACGAGAACCCGAACGGCCCGCGCAGCCACTACGAGACCACGGGTCCGGAGATCTGGCGCGACACCGACGGCGGGGTCACGCACTTCGTCGCCGGGGTCGGCACGGGCGGCACGATCACGGGCACCGGTCGCTACCTGCGGGAGATCTCGGAGGGCCGGGTGCGGATCGTCGGTGTCGACCCGGAGGGCAGCGTGTACAGCGGGGGTACCGGACGGCCGTACCTCGTCGAGGGCGTGGGGGAGGACATCTGGCCGGGCGCCTACGACCCCACCGTGCCGCACGAGATCGTCGCGGTGGGCGACGCCGACGCCTTCGCGATGACGCGGCGCCTCGCCCGCGAGGAGGGCATCCTCGTCGGCGGATCCAGCGGGATGGCGGTGGTCGGTGCGCTGCGCGTCGCACGGGACCTCCCGGCGGATGCCGTCATGGTCGTGCTGCTTCCCGACGGAGGCCGCGGCTACCTGGGCAAGATCTTCAACGATGGATGGATGCGCTCCTACGGGTTCAGCGATGTGGAGGACGGGGAAACCGTCGCCGACGTGCTCGCGGCACGTCCGCACAGACGGGGAGCGGGGATCCCGGACCTCGTGCACGCCCACCCGACCGACACCGTGCTCGAGGCGATCGGCATGATGACCGAGTACGACGTCTCGCAGTTGGTCGTGCTCAGCGCCGAGCCGCCCGTCATGATGGGCGAGGTGCTCGGCGCGGTCGACGAGAAGGGGCTGCTCGACCTGCTGTTCCGCGGCGAGGCGAACGCGACCGACGCCGTGGGGGAGCACGTGGGGGAGCGGCTTCCGCTCGTCGGCATCCACGCCTCGGTCGCACAGGCGCGGGCCGCGCTCGCCGAGGCCGACGCGCTGCTGGTGACGGAGGACGGCAAGCCGCACACGGTGCTGACCCGCCAGGACCTGCTCGCGTACCTGTCCCGTTGA
- a CDS encoding cystathionine gamma-synthase yields the protein MSDHAFATRAIHAGQAADPTTGAIIPPIYQSSTHVQDGIGGFREGYEYNRAGNPTRSSLETQLAALEGGVSALSFASGLAAEDALLRGILKPGDHVLLGNDVYGGTYRLLTRVLAPWGVETTTVELSDVDLLRAAIRPETKIVWLETPSNPLLKIVDIAVITELAHAAGAIVVVDNTFASPALQQPLALGADLVVHSTTKYLGGHSDVLGGAVVFGDDRYVEQVKFQQFAVGAVSAPMDAWLTTRGIKTLALRMRQHSENAQAIAEWAAAKPEFSQVYFPGLASHPGHEIAAAQMSGFGGMLSLGLAAGVDAARAFAESTSVFQLAESLGGVESLIGYPSDMTHASVRGTELAVPENVVRLSVGIEDLGDLIADLDEALARVRRVREQ from the coding sequence ATGTCCGACCACGCCTTCGCCACCCGCGCCATCCACGCAGGACAAGCTGCCGACCCGACGACGGGGGCGATCATCCCGCCGATCTACCAGTCCTCCACGCACGTGCAGGACGGTATCGGCGGCTTCCGCGAGGGTTACGAGTACAACCGTGCGGGCAACCCCACGCGTTCCTCCCTGGAGACCCAGCTCGCGGCTCTCGAAGGCGGAGTGAGCGCGCTCTCCTTCGCCTCGGGGCTCGCGGCGGAGGACGCGCTGCTGCGGGGAATCCTGAAGCCGGGGGATCACGTCCTGCTCGGGAACGACGTGTACGGCGGCACCTACCGTCTGCTCACCCGGGTGCTGGCTCCCTGGGGTGTGGAGACGACGACGGTCGAGCTCTCGGACGTGGACCTGCTCCGTGCCGCGATCCGTCCGGAGACGAAGATCGTGTGGCTGGAGACGCCGAGCAACCCTCTGCTGAAGATCGTCGACATCGCCGTGATCACCGAGCTCGCGCATGCGGCCGGTGCGATCGTGGTCGTGGACAACACCTTCGCCTCTCCTGCGCTGCAGCAGCCCCTCGCGCTCGGTGCCGATCTGGTCGTGCACTCCACGACGAAGTACCTGGGCGGGCACTCCGACGTGCTCGGCGGTGCGGTCGTGTTCGGCGATGACCGCTACGTCGAGCAGGTCAAGTTCCAGCAGTTCGCCGTCGGTGCGGTGTCCGCTCCGATGGATGCGTGGCTGACGACCCGCGGCATCAAGACACTCGCGCTGCGCATGCGGCAGCATTCCGAGAACGCGCAGGCGATCGCGGAGTGGGCGGCGGCGAAGCCGGAGTTCTCGCAGGTGTACTTCCCGGGACTCGCCTCGCACCCCGGGCATGAGATCGCCGCCGCGCAGATGAGCGGTTTCGGCGGCATGCTGTCGCTCGGGCTCGCTGCCGGCGTCGACGCTGCCCGTGCCTTCGCCGAGAGCACCTCGGTGTTCCAGCTCGCCGAGTCGCTCGGCGGCGTGGAGTCGCTCATCGGCTATCCATCGGACATGACGCATGCGTCGGTGCGCGGAACGGAGCTCGCCGTCCCGGAGAACGTCGTGCGGCTCTCCGTCGGCATCGAAGACCTCGGAGATCTGATCGCCGATCTGGACGAGGCGCTGGCGCGCGTGAGGCGCGTGCGGGAGCAATAA
- a CDS encoding multidrug effflux MFS transporter gives MSDAPRTDSIPVAPSEQQTEETPQPARTATGSIRTSTATGAIRTLGANPATAPIMLHPGDAISLGRRTLYIVLLGALTALGPFTIDLYLPAFPVLEEDFQTTAAAIQLTLTGTMIGFALGQLVVGPLSDKVGRRVPLIVVTALHVLASVGAALAPDLGLLSAARVLMGVGAAAGGVVAMAIVRDLFGGRRLVIMLSRLALVSGVAPVIAPLIGSWLLTLMPWRGIFGVLAAYGVVMLLSTLLFIPETLPVARRQGGGATMAQRYRSVLSDRVFLGVLVIGGMTFSGLFSYLSASPFLFQVTHGLDAQQYGLLFAVNSLGVVAGVQTASRLAARFGPQWVMAYSTAVLLLAGVAIIVTDQLGLGLWGTVVPLFVFMTACGFTFPNVQVLALDRHGKAAGTAASIIGATNFGVAGLISPLAGWLSHDAGITATTMASVMVGCAAIGVLSLWFVVRPRTVGMLTP, from the coding sequence GTGTCCGACGCGCCCCGCACTGACTCCATCCCCGTCGCACCGTCGGAGCAGCAGACCGAAGAGACTCCGCAGCCCGCGCGCACCGCGACCGGGAGCATCCGCACCTCCACGGCGACCGGGGCGATCCGCACCCTCGGCGCGAATCCCGCGACGGCACCGATCATGCTGCACCCGGGAGATGCGATCTCCCTCGGCAGGCGGACGCTCTACATCGTCCTGCTCGGAGCTCTGACCGCGCTCGGTCCGTTCACGATCGACCTCTATCTCCCGGCCTTCCCGGTGCTGGAGGAGGACTTCCAGACCACGGCTGCCGCGATCCAGCTGACCCTGACCGGAACGATGATCGGCTTCGCCCTGGGTCAGCTCGTCGTCGGGCCCCTCAGCGACAAGGTCGGGCGCCGGGTGCCGCTGATCGTGGTCACCGCCCTGCACGTCCTCGCGAGCGTGGGGGCGGCCCTCGCGCCGGACCTCGGCCTGCTCAGCGCGGCTCGGGTGCTGATGGGGGTGGGAGCGGCCGCCGGTGGAGTGGTGGCCATGGCGATCGTGCGCGACCTGTTCGGCGGGCGGCGACTGGTCATCATGCTCTCGCGTCTCGCGCTGGTGTCGGGCGTCGCACCGGTCATCGCACCGTTGATCGGCTCCTGGTTGCTGACCCTGATGCCCTGGCGGGGGATCTTCGGCGTGCTCGCGGCCTACGGCGTCGTGATGCTGCTGTCCACGCTCCTGTTCATCCCGGAGACGCTTCCGGTCGCGCGTCGGCAGGGCGGCGGCGCCACGATGGCGCAGCGCTACCGCTCGGTGCTCTCTGATCGCGTCTTCCTCGGCGTGCTCGTGATCGGCGGCATGACCTTCTCCGGATTGTTCTCGTACCTCTCCGCGTCGCCGTTCCTCTTCCAGGTGACCCACGGGCTGGATGCCCAGCAGTACGGTCTGCTGTTCGCCGTGAACTCGCTCGGTGTCGTCGCCGGGGTGCAGACGGCCTCACGGCTCGCCGCCCGCTTCGGACCGCAGTGGGTCATGGCCTACTCGACCGCTGTGCTGCTCCTGGCGGGTGTCGCGATCATCGTCACCGACCAGCTCGGACTCGGACTGTGGGGCACGGTTGTCCCGTTGTTCGTCTTCATGACGGCCTGCGGCTTCACGTTCCCCAACGTGCAGGTGCTGGCGCTCGACCGGCACGGCAAGGCTGCGGGGACGGCGGCATCCATCATCGGGGCGACGAACTTCGGCGTGGCGGGGCTCATCTCGCCGCTCGCGGGCTGGCTCTCGCACGACGCCGGGATCACGGCGACGACCATGGCCTCCGTGATGGTCGGTTGTGCCGCGATCGGCGTCCTGTCGCTGTGGTTCGTCGTGCGTCCGCGCACCGTGGGGATGCTCACTCCCTGA
- a CDS encoding phosphatase PAP2 family protein, with the protein MDRRMLLWWGVGLLALATALGALVVFAYPETPGFDRWWNEMIAAARADGMVDFALVLNWIGGGWVAIFAVPLLTIIALVLARRWRAAAFAALCFAASAGAVQLLKLLFGRARPDDMLVASDYGSFPSGHTANAATIALVVWVLFPRVWTAILGVLWVLAMALSRTFLSVHWASDTLGGALVGAGVVLVLAAWLLPWVRQPRSEVAAPIG; encoded by the coding sequence ATGGACAGGCGGATGCTGCTGTGGTGGGGAGTGGGCCTCCTCGCGCTCGCAACAGCGCTCGGTGCGCTGGTCGTGTTCGCGTATCCGGAGACGCCGGGGTTCGACCGGTGGTGGAACGAGATGATCGCCGCAGCCCGTGCTGACGGCATGGTCGACTTCGCCCTCGTCCTGAACTGGATCGGCGGCGGCTGGGTGGCGATCTTCGCGGTGCCGCTGCTGACCATCATCGCTCTCGTGCTCGCTCGCCGATGGCGGGCTGCGGCGTTCGCCGCCCTCTGCTTCGCCGCGAGTGCCGGTGCGGTGCAACTGCTCAAGCTGCTCTTCGGACGGGCCCGCCCCGACGACATGCTGGTGGCGAGCGACTACGGTTCCTTCCCCTCGGGCCACACGGCGAACGCCGCGACGATCGCGCTCGTGGTCTGGGTGCTGTTCCCGCGGGTCTGGACGGCGATTCTCGGCGTGCTGTGGGTGCTCGCGATGGCACTCTCGCGCACCTTCCTGTCGGTGCACTGGGCCAGCGACACGCTCGGCGGCGCGCTCGTCGGCGCCGGGGTGGTCCTGGTCCTGGCCGCGTGGCTGCTCCCGTGGGTGCGCCAACCGAGGTCCGAGGTCGCGGCGCCGATAGGCTGA
- a CDS encoding GNAT family N-acetyltransferase codes for MSRIRPYRPADRAALYEICVKTADAGVDATGVLSDDALWGDLFAVPYAERHPDLSWVVESDDGRTIGYIVATDDTDAFYTWFREEWWPTRQERYPRPAEVVTREDRMVDYGYSRAPGIEPNAADHPAHLHIDLLPETQGQGLGRALIETLFAELTRRGIRGLHLGIDPNNAGAAAFYERLGMTRLPAEPGGQTYGVRFDA; via the coding sequence GTGTCGCGCATCCGTCCCTACCGCCCCGCCGACCGCGCCGCGCTGTACGAGATCTGCGTGAAGACGGCTGACGCCGGCGTCGATGCGACCGGGGTGCTCTCCGACGATGCGCTCTGGGGAGACCTGTTCGCGGTCCCCTACGCCGAGCGGCATCCGGACCTCTCCTGGGTGGTCGAGAGCGACGACGGGCGCACGATCGGCTACATCGTGGCGACCGACGACACCGACGCCTTCTACACCTGGTTCCGCGAGGAGTGGTGGCCGACGCGTCAGGAGCGGTACCCCCGGCCGGCCGAGGTGGTCACCCGCGAGGATCGGATGGTCGACTACGGCTACAGTCGCGCGCCCGGCATCGAGCCGAATGCCGCAGACCACCCCGCCCACCTGCACATCGACCTTCTTCCGGAGACGCAGGGGCAAGGGCTCGGCCGTGCCCTCATCGAGACCCTGTTCGCCGAGCTAACGCGTCGGGGCATCCGGGGCTTGCATCTGGGCATCGACCCGAACAACGCGGGGGCCGCCGCGTTCTACGAACGCCTCGGAATGACGCGACTCCCGGCGGAACCGGGCGGACAGACCTACGGCGTGCGCTTCGACGCCTGA
- the mpaB gene encoding daptide biosynthesis RiPP recognition protein — MRDAHRGPGADLVGARALREWITGMPDRYARVFLVESGAQADRVAGAAGRDDVILLPEGSGPCAGPARVVPYTGALQDIGDELFFGERGVELQDYVAAAFLQFTGPTALSLFDAVSWQALLDDAELARRTGVFPSALIDPRVLLADRGALTEPGELATPSAIRVRADGAVSVGVQGDPLGTVDELPAVLAVPRPRAVALGGSVPREAFVADRTLREGTTRYLCATDLVKMLRLGNGEARISGFGWALVDDGLADAAPWAADPFLIETADGFVLADTRTLRRQLLSPVAAQVVAVTQTSTTPEVAAERVARQLGGSVADARALCLEAVTILNIRFGTRAGLARPANGIRR, encoded by the coding sequence ATGCGCGACGCACACCGCGGGCCCGGGGCGGACCTGGTCGGAGCCCGGGCGCTCCGGGAGTGGATCACCGGGATGCCGGACCGGTACGCGCGGGTGTTCCTGGTCGAAAGCGGCGCGCAGGCGGATCGTGTCGCAGGCGCAGCAGGACGAGACGATGTGATTCTTCTGCCCGAGGGGAGCGGGCCCTGTGCCGGACCGGCCCGTGTCGTCCCGTACACCGGCGCGCTGCAGGACATCGGGGATGAGTTGTTCTTCGGTGAGCGCGGCGTCGAACTCCAGGACTACGTCGCTGCGGCATTCCTGCAGTTCACCGGGCCGACCGCTCTCAGCCTCTTCGACGCGGTCAGCTGGCAGGCTCTCCTCGACGATGCCGAGCTCGCGCGACGGACGGGCGTGTTTCCCTCGGCACTGATCGATCCGCGAGTCCTCCTGGCGGACCGCGGCGCACTCACGGAACCGGGCGAGCTCGCGACCCCGAGCGCGATCAGAGTGCGGGCTGACGGCGCCGTCAGCGTCGGGGTCCAGGGCGATCCCCTCGGAACCGTCGACGAGCTGCCCGCCGTGCTCGCCGTGCCGCGACCCCGGGCCGTGGCCTTGGGAGGATCGGTGCCTCGAGAGGCGTTCGTCGCCGATCGGACGCTGCGCGAGGGGACGACGCGATACCTCTGCGCGACGGACCTCGTGAAGATGCTCCGCCTGGGCAACGGCGAGGCCCGCATCTCGGGGTTCGGGTGGGCGCTCGTCGACGACGGCCTCGCGGATGCCGCCCCCTGGGCCGCGGATCCGTTCCTGATCGAGACCGCGGACGGCTTCGTCCTCGCAGACACGCGGACGTTGCGTCGACAGCTGCTGTCCCCGGTGGCCGCGCAGGTGGTCGCCGTCACACAGACGTCCACGACGCCGGAGGTCGCGGCGGAGCGCGTGGCTCGGCAGCTGGGCGGCTCCGTGGCCGACGCGCGAGCCCTGTGCCTCGAGGCCGTCACCATCCTCAACATCCGCTTCGGTACCCGAGCGGGCCTCGCTCGCCCGGCGAACGGCATCCGGCGTTGA
- the mpaD gene encoding daptide-type RiPP biosynthesis aminotransferase has protein sequence MPNAVWSSMLPADATFPPDRVAVRAAGHRIEFADGSTRLCATSGLWNVPLGYGNPVVGEAVARATHDASYLTLFRASHRYAEAAAEGLLDLADPTRYSRVIFSTSGGAANDAAMKLARQYWAQKGAGSRSLIVGLKGSYHGTMYGSHALSGDDLLQSVYSVDRRSVRHVSSSDEGEELATLLKREGSRVASVVVEPVLGSGAYALTEAFIDRLVLLREEYGFLLVADEVATGFGRTGAMLATDEWPAAPDVLLLSKALTNGATGAAAILVGPRVASEFARGGWTFVHGETQAGTPVCAAAITAVMEELRRIDVETTTKALGAELFRLATALKSDGLITEVTGRGCFVGMGLRHHDERRLSSSEVLRVVSAIADHGVLVQPGPSSIELIPAYGFTSEELRTVDAAVRSGLARVQEAAA, from the coding sequence GTGCCGAACGCCGTGTGGAGCTCGATGCTCCCCGCGGATGCGACCTTCCCTCCCGATCGCGTCGCCGTCCGCGCCGCGGGACATCGCATCGAGTTCGCCGACGGATCCACACGCCTGTGCGCGACGAGCGGGCTCTGGAACGTTCCGCTCGGGTACGGGAATCCGGTCGTCGGCGAGGCCGTGGCCAGAGCCACACACGATGCGTCGTACCTGACCCTGTTCCGCGCGTCGCATCGGTATGCCGAAGCCGCCGCGGAAGGTCTTCTCGACCTCGCGGACCCGACCAGGTACAGCCGCGTCATCTTCTCCACCTCGGGCGGCGCTGCGAACGATGCCGCCATGAAGCTCGCACGACAGTACTGGGCGCAGAAGGGCGCAGGATCCCGATCCCTCATCGTCGGGCTGAAAGGCAGCTACCACGGCACGATGTACGGCAGCCACGCGCTCAGCGGAGACGACCTCCTGCAGTCCGTCTACTCCGTCGATCGCAGGTCGGTGCGCCACGTTTCGTCCAGCGATGAGGGTGAAGAGCTCGCCACCCTGTTGAAGCGGGAAGGGTCCCGAGTCGCCTCGGTCGTCGTGGAGCCCGTCCTGGGCAGTGGCGCATATGCGCTGACCGAGGCGTTCATCGATCGCCTCGTGCTGCTGCGTGAGGAATACGGGTTCCTGCTCGTGGCCGACGAGGTCGCGACGGGATTCGGGCGCACCGGCGCGATGCTCGCCACCGACGAGTGGCCGGCCGCTCCCGACGTCCTCCTCCTCTCGAAAGCACTGACGAACGGCGCGACGGGTGCAGCCGCGATCCTCGTGGGTCCCCGTGTCGCCTCCGAGTTCGCGCGAGGCGGGTGGACCTTCGTCCACGGGGAGACGCAGGCGGGAACGCCGGTGTGCGCGGCGGCCATCACCGCAGTGATGGAAGAGCTGCGTCGGATCGACGTGGAGACGACGACGAAGGCACTCGGGGCCGAGCTGTTCCGTCTGGCGACGGCGCTGAAGTCCGACGGATTGATCACGGAGGTCACGGGGCGGGGCTGCTTCGTGGGGATGGGGCTCCGCCACCACGATGAGCGCCGGCTGTCCTCCTCCGAGGTTCTCCGTGTGGTCTCCGCCATCGCCGACCACGGCGTCCTGGTGCAGCCCGGCCCCAGCTCCATCGAGCTGATCCCGGCCTACGGATTCACCTCGGAGGAACTCCGCACGGTGGATGCGGCCGTGCGCTCCGGCCTCGCGCGAGTGCAGGAAGCGGCAGCATGA
- the mpaC gene encoding daptide-type RiPP biosynthesis dehydogenase: MTTHFTGRVPTLWHGPGVAHHVMTHLTAGREVLVIADSAVTVPFRAGAAVRTITVDAPSVDVTSVSRIARHIVRRSPEVVVAVGGGSVLDASKIAALALAPGKVFDYAIGHAEKSALTVLPDAPPPVEIIAVPTTLGTSSETNSVGILKNGSGYRLIVGRSLRPRHAVIDPRNLASLTYGAVREGALEAFLRLAGTSTSSRRSARGNSEAVILGRALLETATQDAGSPAGRLRLARLSAATQRGAALRGQDPYSARHWYVANEVAFVLRTRKMVATAAVIAAVWRRICAGDTRWGDRQSLEDFWSRVASGVALPLEPAAGIAALLERWDIPLPPRPTTREVGRISMSTEASWGDRRPMLTGLVADDIREVLRGSRWSDPCAGDQRRPSTAVQRR; encoded by the coding sequence ATGACCACGCACTTCACCGGACGCGTCCCGACCCTGTGGCACGGCCCCGGCGTCGCGCATCACGTGATGACGCACCTCACCGCGGGACGAGAGGTCCTCGTGATCGCGGACTCGGCGGTCACGGTTCCCTTCCGGGCCGGGGCTGCGGTGAGGACCATCACGGTGGACGCGCCGTCGGTGGATGTCACGTCGGTCTCCAGGATCGCGCGGCACATCGTTCGTCGGTCGCCCGAGGTCGTCGTGGCCGTCGGTGGGGGCAGCGTGCTCGACGCCAGCAAGATCGCCGCGCTCGCGCTCGCTCCGGGGAAGGTCTTCGACTATGCCATCGGTCATGCGGAGAAGTCCGCGCTGACCGTGCTGCCGGATGCGCCGCCGCCCGTGGAGATCATCGCCGTGCCGACGACTCTGGGCACCTCGTCGGAGACGAACAGCGTCGGCATCCTCAAGAACGGGAGCGGCTATCGGCTCATCGTCGGACGCTCGCTCAGACCCCGTCATGCCGTCATCGATCCACGCAACCTGGCGTCCCTCACCTACGGCGCCGTCCGTGAGGGAGCGCTGGAGGCGTTCCTGCGTCTCGCCGGTACGTCGACGAGTTCGCGACGAAGCGCCCGGGGGAACAGCGAGGCCGTCATCCTCGGGAGAGCCCTCCTCGAGACCGCCACCCAGGACGCCGGCTCGCCTGCGGGGCGGTTGCGCCTCGCACGGTTGAGCGCAGCCACCCAACGCGGTGCTGCTCTGCGCGGACAGGATCCCTACAGCGCTCGCCATTGGTATGTCGCGAACGAAGTGGCCTTCGTGCTCAGGACTCGCAAGATGGTCGCCACGGCAGCGGTGATCGCCGCGGTCTGGCGTCGCATCTGCGCGGGTGACACCCGCTGGGGAGATCGGCAGAGTCTCGAGGACTTCTGGTCGAGGGTCGCGAGCGGGGTGGCATTGCCGCTCGAACCGGCCGCGGGTATCGCCGCCCTCCTCGAACGCTGGGATATCCCGCTTCCGCCGCGACCGACCACGCGGGAGGTCGGCCGCATCTCGATGTCCACCGAGGCGTCGTGGGGAGATCGCCGCCCGATGCTCACCGGCCTCGTCGCCGACGACATCCGTGAGGTCCTCCGCGGTTCCCGGTGGAGCGATCCGTGTGCCGGCGATCAACGTCGGCCCTCGACTGCCGTGCAGAGGAGGTGA